In Spirosoma pollinicola, the genomic window TTATTCGATCCCGTATTTCTGGTATTGTTTCAGCCATTATTGCCTCCGCAACGACTCAAAGGGCATACGCTGGCCAAAGGCTTGTATGAACCTATTGGCCTTGGATTTGCGGGTTTGCTGATTTTTCTGCTTCACACAACCCTAGCTTCCGGGAGCACGCCCGTCTGGATTCTGCTGCTGGTCGGGGCTGTGTGGCTGTTGCGCCATACCTACAAACGGTATCTGCATGAACTCAATGATGCCATTGGTCGTCGCTTTTTAGAACGTGATCAATTGGCAATGCCTGCGGTTGCTCAGGCGAGCCTGGTGACCCAGCTGCAAAGTACCAGACCCGACGATGTACTGACCGCCATTAGCTGGCTCGACGCACACAACCCGGCCGAATTAGCCCAGCAACTACCCGCATTGCTTACGCATACCAACGTAAATGTTCGCCGACGAACATTAGGTGCCATTGCGCATACCGACCAGAAGGTGCCGGTTCAGCAACTAACCCATATTGCGCTGACAGATGAGGAACCCACTTTACGTCAACAGGCCGCTTATTTGCTGGGTAGGCGTATCAATGCAACAACTGTCGAACTGGCTCCGCTGATTCATCATACCGACATCGCAATTCAACAGGGAGCCATAAAAGGTGTTCTGGAATTGAACCCGCATGATGCAACGGCACAGGCTATTCTGACTCAGTTAGCCAACGATAAAGACCCGGCACGCCAGCAAATAGCCCTAAGCTTAATTGCCACACTGCACCTGAATGACCTGGCACCCCTTGTGAATGAGCGGTTGACAAGTGTGTATCCTGATGTAAAAAAGGCGGCTATTGCCGCTGCCGGTCAGGTTACCAGCGCAGGGCTAACGACGTATCTGCTTCAGAATCTTACGAACAAGGCCCTTGGCCGGGCGGTAACACAGGCGCTTAAAACGCGGGGTGCCGAAACGATTCCTGCGTTAAAGTCGGTGCAGCATGCTACCAAAGACCGGTTGACGCTGGAACGAATAGCCAGCGTTTACGGAGCCATCAATACGCCCGAAAGTCGCCATCTGTTAAATGAACTTGCTCAACAACCCGATCTGGTGGTTCGAAGCGCAGCCTTACGAGCCTTACGTCGTTTCCCGAATGAACCCGATGATGATGCGCTGTTTCGCACCATTTTGCACGAAGAAGTTCTGCTGGCACAGCGGCTTTTGCACGGGAGTCTGACCGATGCTGATTTAACCGATACGCTCGATTACGAACTATCGATGCTGGTGCAACGGCTGTTTGATGTGCTGATGCAGCTTTACGATTCAGAAACCATTGCCGGGGCACGACTGGGCGTAGGGCATCCTGCCCGCGAACGTCGGGCCAATGCGCTCGAAATGCTCGATAACCTGATTCCCAGGGCTACCTATCAAACGCTGCAGGTGTTGGTAGACGACCTGCCCCGGCTCGAAAAAAATCGTATTCTCGACGTTGAACTTGGTTCATTTGATGGTGCTGAGCCTATTCGGACGTTTATCCTGCACAAAGGCGAAACTGTCTTTTCGGCCTGGACGGTTGACGTTGTGCTGCGAAGCCTGCCAGCCGATAACGCGTTGCTGGCGCGACAGGCATTGGAATCTCGTTTTGCTTCTTTATCCCCCTTGCTCATGGCTCATACTACCCATTCAATCGACCAGATTTCAGCTTACGACCGGGTTCTGTTGCTGGCTCAAACCAGCCTGTTCGCGCAAACACCCGAAAACGTACTGGCCAGTATTACGCCCATCATGAAAGAAGAGGCACACCCGGCAGGTGAGTCGATTTTCCATAAAGGCGACCTGGGTACGGGTATGTACGTTATTTACACGGGCGAAATAGCTATTCTTGATGGTGAAACCGAACTGGCCCGTTTTGGTCGGGGCGATTTCTTTGGTGAACTGGCATTACTGGACACCGAAGCCCGCTCGGCAACCGCCGAAGCCATTACAGATGTGCGGCTGCTGCGTATTGACCAGGACGATTTCTACGATCTGATGGAGGAACGAAGTGAGGTACTTCGTAGTATTGTCAAGAGTTTATCGGGGCGTATTCGTCGGCAAAACGAGCTGCTGACCAATCGGTCCAGCCCGCAATAATCGCATTCGCATCTGAATACGTAAATGAGCAATGAAAAATTGATAATGAACCGCGCGGGTGGCCATGTGTAATAATTGACTGATTTTTAGTTTAAAATTCATTATTCATTGTTTATTCTACATTTGCTTATGTTAGTAGCATCAACGCTGGTTAGCGGTTGCAGGACAGTTTTTTGATAAGCCTTGTCAGTTAATAATTTCTTTCGTTGACTTGTCGTATGAACCCATCGTCACCCGAAGGTATTGGAACCGTTTTACTGGCCGCTGGTGCGTTTCAATTCGCCCGTCGTTTTCTGGACACGCCCACCCGCCTGCCCGACTGGGAACCTTACTTCAAGCGAGGCTGGGTCCTTATTGGTTTGCTTATTGGGGCTTCTGCACTCTTCTCCATCACTCTGGCGAATGGCTGGGTTGCACTCGGTCTGAGTCTGCTATTCGTTTACATGCTGTGGCAATTGAAAGCGTTTCAACCGTCGCGAACGGTATTACTGGCCGTAGCTCCTTTTCTGCTTTTGTGGATTTTGGGGAGTTTCCTGGAGTACTATGCGCCCAAATATTACGAGGCAAATGACGATTTTATTGATAATTCGATTGGCTTTTCGACAATCTGGCTGGGCACTTTTTTGCTGATTGCCAGCCGCCAGAAAAAGACACTGGTCAAACAAGAACAGGAGCGTGCACTCGAAGCCGAACAACGGCGTATTATTGAAGCTAAAAAACAGGAACTTGAGTATTTAGTTGCTGAACGAACGGCTGAGATTACCCTGCAAAAAGAAGAGCTGGAACACGCACTGGTTGAATTAAAGACGACCCAAAACCAACTCATCCAGAGCGAAAAAATGGCCTCCCTAGGCGAACTGACCGCGGGCATCGCCCACGAAATCCAAAACCCCCTCAACTTCGTCAATAACTTCGCCGAGGTCAGCATCGAACTCATCGACGAACTGGCCGACGAACAGGCTAAAGCCCACCGCGACCCCGAGCTGGAAGCCGACCTGCTGGTGGACCTCAAGCAGAATCTGCAGAAAATCAACCATCATGGGGGGCGGGCCTCCTCCATCGTCAAAGGCATGCTCCAGCACTCACGGGCCAGCACGGGGCAGCGCGAAGCCACCGATCTGAATGCGTTGTGTGATGAATACCTGCGGCTGGCCTATCATGGCCTGCGGGCTAAAGACAAAACCTTCAATGCCTTGTTCACCGTCGATCTGGATGCTAATCTGGGTCAGGTGAGTGTAGTGCCCCAGGACATCAGCCGGGTGTTGCTGAACCTGTTCACCAATGCGTTTTATGCGGTTCAGCAGCGCCAGAAGCAGGCGGGCAGTGAATCGGGTTACCAGCCCACGGTGAGAGTGAGCACGCGCTGTGCCGGTAGTGAAGTGGTGATCAAGGTGATCGACAACGGGACGGGTATGTCGGAGGAGGTTCAGCAGAAGATTTTCCAGCCCTTTTTCACCACCAAGCCCACGGGGGAGGGGACGGGGTTGGGTCTGTCGCTGGCTTATGAGATCATCACCAAGGGGCATCAGGGCAGCCTGAAGGTAGCCAGTAAAGAAGGAGACTAGCTAGCTAGGGATCAATTCCAAAAGTTGTGGAGAGCGTTGTATTTTTCTAGGTTTGTGTTCTTAATCAAACCTACTTGCTTTGGAGAGTTTCTTACCCATCATCCAGTTCCTGTTGCCTGAGTTTATTCTGGAAAATTTCGAATTGACATCCATTGACCGGCTCCAGGGCGTCTTTCACGTTCATATCGAAGAGAAAAATGCCGATCAGCGGGATCCGGAACGTAAAAACCTACTCTCCAAAGGTTTCTTTCCGACTATCACGGTTCAAGATTTCCCCATTCGTGGGCACCAGGTTTTCCTCCACATCAAGCGCCGTCGGTGGCTTAATACTAAAACCGGAAAAGTCGTATATCGCGACTGGACACAAGTAGCAGAAGGAACGCGGATGACCAGTGAGTTTTCCGCTTTTTTAAAAGAAATCGGTCGATACCAACCCGATTAACTGCCAAACGATTGGCGGATTTTATGGCGTCTGTGGCCGTGGCTTATTGCGCCAATACCGTGATTACCAGAGTGGGTTTGCCAATTGGGATCAACGAACACACGCCAAAGCCTGGCTGCTGTATCCCCAAAACCTGGGTACGCATCTATCAATTGATGAGACCAGCCTATCCCATGGAGAACTCTATACCATCCTGACTAATAAAGCGGCTAAAGGTGGGCCAGGAAGCATTGTGGCTATTGTAGCGGGCACCAAGGCTGATACGGTGATTGGTGTACTGAGGCAACTGCCTAAAAAACAGCGCGATAAGGTAGGTGAGATTACTCTGGACATGGCGGGTAACATGGCGCTGATAGCCAAAAAATGTTTTCCTAAGGCCACTCAGGTCACCGACCGCTTCCATGTCCAACAATTAGCCCTGGCTGCCGTTCAGGATATGCGTATTAAGTACCGGTGGGAAGCCCTGGAAGCAGAAAACGAGGCTACTGAAGCGGCTAAGTTGAGCCAGATCGACTATCAACCGGCGGTCCTTTCCAATGGCGACACGCTGAAACAACTACTGGTGCGTAGTCGCTATGTGCTCTATAAAAAGACGACTGACTGGACCCCAAGTCAGCAAGAGCGGGCCGCCCTGTTATTTGAGCGGTATGCTGACCTGAAGACGGCTTATGAGTTGAGTCAGGCCCTGAGCCACATCTTTGAGAAGACGACCGATAAGCTTTATGGCTTAGCCCGCTTGGCCAAATGGCATGAAAAAGTACGCCAAGCGGGATTCAAAACTTTCAACACCGTGGCCCGTTCTATCCAAAATCATTATGAAACGATTCTCAACTACTTTGACAACCGCAGTACCAACGCTTCAGCCGAGTCGTTCAATGCGAAGATCAAAGCATTTCGAAGTCAATTCCGCGGGGTGCGAAACATCGAATTCTTTCTGTACCGCCTAACTCAGTTATATGCTTAATCCTTGATGCTCCACAACTTTTGGAATTGATCCCGTTTGTGTCGTTAGAACGGATCAAGGTTCAGTTCCAAATGTTGTAGAAAGCATTGAATTTTCTGGGTTTGTGCGTTGAATCAAACCAAGTTATTTTGGAGAGTTTCTTGCCCATCATCCAATTTTTATTAACTGAGTTCATCCTGGAAAATTTTAAATAGACGACGGCTTATGAATTGAGTCAGTCCTGAGCCATACCTTTGAAAACACCACCGACAAACTTTACGGCTTAGGGCGGTTGGCTGCGTGGCATGAAAAAGTGCGACAAGCCGGATTCAAAGCCTTCAACATGGTAGTCTGCTCCATTCAGAACAACGGTGAAACGATTTTTAACCACTTTGACAACCGCAGCACCAATGCCCCGGCCGAGTCATTCAATGCTAAAATCAAGGCCTTTCGTAGTCAATTTCGTGGGGTTCCAAATGTGGATTCCTTCCTTTATCGACTAACTCTATTATATGCTTAATCTAAGTTGGTCCACAACTTTTTGACTTTAATCCTCAAAACTCCCCTCACTCCACAAAACTCCGCTTACTGGTTGCTGTAGCAGTTGGAAAATCAGCAGGTACTGGGATATCAACTTTACCCGTAGCGGCCCACTGAGCGCCCCGTTGTAAACAGGTGATAAACCCAACGCATTCGACGGAGTAATCGACGTGGCCTAAGGGTGTGTGAAAAATCCGCCCTTTGCCATAGTTGATTGTTATTAACATGGGTTCGTTGCGGTCGGTACCTTTGTTGTCTTTCGACGAGAAAGCCGTTGCCAGCACAGTCATGTTATCGGCCGGTCCGCGCAGGCGGTCATACATCTCGTCTTTGGTGTGCATCCAGGTTAGCGGCATGCCTTTGGTGATGGGATGATTAGGTTCCCGAACCGTTATCAAAAACTCGCTCTGCGCCCCGTGCGATCCGGCCTGTCCAGCGGCTGTATCTCGGATAAGTTTTCCGTCTTTATCGTAATACACATAGGGACCGTCTTTTTCGGTACGGTCGCCCCAGCCTCCCAGACCGATCATTTTGTTGTAAGCGGGCCACATCGGAAACGAATTATCGGCTGCATGAACTACGACCAGACCACCGCCGTTTTTCATGAATTTCTCAAAGTCGGCCTGCGTTTCGTCCGACCAGGGCGCGGCATTCCAGCCAAAATTGCAAACCACGAGGTCGTACTTCGAGAAATCAGGGTGAAAGCTGGAGTCGGCCCTGGATTTAGATAGCGCTTTCGTAGCCTGAACACCCGCAATTTTGTACTTCTCGATCAGGTCAGCTCCATTCCATGTATAATACGAGCGTTTGACATCGACCGAGAACTTGCCCGTTTCTTCGAGGTACCGCTTCATCATAAATGTGATTTTCGGCCACTGTTCATGGTTGTTCTGCCCATCCACAATCAGTGTTCGGATGACTTTCCCGTTGCCCTGTTTGGTCAATTGTGCCTCCGCGCTACTCGCCACCAAGGCAAAAACTAGCAGTATAAGAGCGTGTACTGGTTTCATGCGAACTCTTGTCTGGAAATGCCTGGTCATGACAAATTGGTTTGTTAAGCGGGTATATTTTACTCATTCAGATTACAGCGTTTAAACAAATAAATCCATTGAATCTACTTTAAAACCATCTTCTCCCAGGCGATTATATAATTACTCACCACACAGGGAATGCTACAATAGAGCATGCGTAAGTCGTCGGATATTTGCGCTATGAGACCATGACGTTTCAGTAAGTTCATTTTGTCTACCGATAAATAAAATGAGATCAAATTATTGACAGTCAAGTATTTACTTTATTAAAACTAAACTCCTCTCAGCCATGCCTGCTACCTTGACGCTCGATGATTACCAACTGGCTGCAAAGAGCCTGAATACCGAATTAGCCGTTATCAAAGCGGTAACCGAAGTTGAATCTGGTGGACGTGGATTCCTGACAGATGGCCGGGTTGTGATCCGCTTTGAACCACATTTGTTTCACCGCTATACACAGGGAAAGTTCGACGCAACTCATCCACAATTGAGTTTTTTGAAACTCAAAACGGGTTATCCAAAAAATGTATCCCAAAGCTGGGAGCTATATGATGAGGCAAAAGTCCTGAATTTACAGGCAGCCCGAATGGCCTCTTCATTTGGTTTGTTTCAAATTCTGGGTTCCAATTGGCCTGATTGCGGCTGTAAATCATTACCCGAATTTGTGTCCCGCATGTCCAAATCCGAAGCCGAACAGCTTAATCTGTTTTGCAGCTTCATTAAGAATCAGGGTCTGAATGATGAATTACGCGATCATCAATGGGCGCGATTTGCCCGAATTTATAATGGCAAAGACTTTAAACTGATGCATTACGATACGAAGCTTAACAACGCTTATAAAAAATTCAGCGTATAGAGGTTGTCTGTTCTATCATCAACCGTTGAAGCTGTTTTCCAGGGTCGCAGCCAGTCAGTCCCATACGAATACATCACCTTTAACAACCCTATGGTATGGTGGAAGTTGATTCGCAACCCGTCAGCCAGCCTCCCGACGTGCATTGTACTCTTGTTTTGTCCAGACTTTAACCGTGAAATCGGGGCATTCCACCAGCTTTAAAGGCCATTCCGCTTGGTTAATTTTATCTTTTACCAGCAATTATCGACATTTAAGGTAGACTATATAAATAGGACGCTAGAATGGTATACAGTCGGGAAGTATACTTTGACGGAGCTCCACCTTCTATCCCTCTCATCATAGAAGTGGTTCAACAAAGGACAGGAATTCAGGCAACCTACTTAACCAACAAGTGGCTGGTCACGAACCCCGTTGATCCAAACGATGTATTTAGCCTCTATCAGGAGGGAGAAAGCAGCCTCTTACTTTTAAACGAAGGCACCGAAACGGCCCTTTTTCGAGCAACGTTATATACACTGCTCGAACTGGGTGGCTATTATCAGGATTGGTTCGAGTAGACCGTTTAGCAGAACCGTAAACAGGTATGCCTGATTTACCAGCTCACTCGAAAAATCGACCACTCACTCAAAAGAAGAGAAAGTTCGCCTGCGAATGACGCAACCTAGGCCTGTTTATCAGTACCTTGCCTATAGTCACTACGTGCTCATCTCCATGAACAGGCAACTGATTATCCATACGGCGTTGGCAATTCTCTTTGCGCATTTGCTGCTGTCAGGCCAGGCTTTTTCCCAGAAAAGAAAGCCCTTACCACCCATACAAGGATCAAAAACCCTCGACCCAAACAAGCCACCATTTAGTTTGACGAGCCTTAAAAACCCTACCTTTCAAACGAAAGAGAAATTACTGCTGGACCCCTGCGGAAACCCGGTTATCCTGAAGGGCGTCAATAAATTGTCGGTGTTCGATGATGACGACCCAACAGGCACGAGCTATTTTCCCCAGATTGCAAAAACGGGCGCTAACTGCGTCCGAATTGTTTGGGAAATGAATGCTGCAAACCCACTCACGCGGCTGGACCAGCTTATCAGCAATGCCAGAGCCAGCAATCTTATTCCGATTGTGGGCCTCTGGGATTTTACCGAAACCGACGACGGAGGCTTTAGCCACCTGAATGATTACGTCAATTACTGGAAAAGTCCTGCTGTGGTTAACCTGATCAAAAAACATCAGGCCTACCTGATCGTCAACATTGCCAATGAAGCCGCAACGGGCGACGAAACGAACTCCGCCGATTTGACGACCTATGCCACGGCCTACAAAAGTGCCGTGCTGAAACTTCGAAGCGCGGGCATCAATGTACCCCTGATGATCGACGGTATGGATCGTGGCAAGAGCTTACTCTGCTTTGCGCAGAAAGGACCGGAAATCCTGAACGCCGATCCCAAACACAATCTTATCTTTTCGTTTCACGCCTATTGGCCCAAGACAGATACAGATAGCGACCCAACATTTATTGCCAATGCCTTCGCAAAAGTCAGTTCGCTGCCCATCGTGCTTGTCATTGGCGAACTGGCGGGTTTTGGGGCCGGGCAGGATAACACAAAGTGTGCTGCGCCCGGAACGGTCGACTACCTGCAGTTTGCCCAGCGAGCTGACACGGCCCGCATGGGCTGGATGCTCTGGGAGTGGGGTCCCAAAGGTGACCCCAATTGTGCATCAATGGACATTACTACCGATGGCACGTTCTCGTCTATTCTGACTACGCCCAACACATGGGTGCGTGACCTCGTTCTCGATAAACCGTTTAGCCTGAAAAACACGCAGAAAACGCCCTTCATTACCAGCGGTCTTAAGTCCTGCCCCCGTCCATGAAAGGACACGTTTACATTATCTGCGCCAGTTTACTTTTTTAGGCATTGATTTTCAATACTACAGTTTCTCTACAGATTTAATTATTAATCTTACTTCCCCAAACTATTTAGTAAATAAGTGAATGGATAATATAAAATGAAAAATAGATATTGAAAAATGGTAAGAATCTGATTTCCAGATTACAATCCATTTTTCAATATCTATTTTTCATTTTATATTATCCATTCTTCATTTAATAGACAACTCTTGATCAGCGTATGGAATCTGAGCAGAAACACCACCAAAAGGCGGGTTTTCCCCTTTTGGTGGTAGAAGGTAACAAGGATCATCAACTATTAATTGGCTACTGCTTACGCGCAAAAATCCCTCAGGCGGAACCAATTTTTGCGTCCACGGTTCAGGAAACGCTCTCTTTTTTAGAACTTGCATTTGCCCATCAAAAAACATTCCCTCGTCTGGTCCTTCTCGATTTCTATTTGCCCGATCTGACGGATGGATTGAAATTAATGAATCAGTTACGAACCCGTTATCCGCTTCTTCCTATCATCATTTTAAGCAGTCAACCCGAACAAGGTCTTGTTAACAAAGCCTATCAGTTAGGTGCTAATTCATTTTTAGGCAAACCCAAAAGCCTGGAAGAATGGGAACATATGTTTCAATCCTTACGAGAATACTGGTTCAATACCGTAACCCTATCCAGCTATAGCCTGATAACTTCGGGTGAAGAATAAAGGGTACGACCAAAAAGTCAGGTTAACGTTTCACTTCAGCCGTTGAGGGACCGGATTTCGCTTCGATCAGGCGAACCGGTCCCAGCAGGCCCGATGGCAGCAGGGGCGAATCGGCTTTGTAGAATGGTATGGTAGTAAACGTAATCTTAGTGGTTACGCCGGTCTGAGCATCCCCAATCAGGCGATTGACCCATAAGTTAGTCACCTTGATCTGCACGGTGTTACGACCCGATCTCAAGGCCTCTGTAATATCGATCCGGAACGGTTTCTTCCAGAGCGTCCCTACTTTTTTACCATTCACAACCACCTCGGCAATGTTTTTCACATCGCCCAGATCCAGTATGTACGATGCGTTTTTAGTTACCGCCGGTACATCTAATATGTTATCGTAAGTGGCCGTTCCGGAAAAATACTTGATACCTGGGTCAGCATTTTCGGTTAGGGAAGCAAGCGTCGTCAACGTGGCTTGTTGCGGGGCACCCCTGCCCTCCTGGAAGGTGACTTTCCAGGCATTGGCCACACTACCAACGGGCGATTCGGTCACGGCGGGTTTAGTATATGAGGCTACCGTGGCCTTGTCGCGAAATACAATAAAGTAAGCCTGCCACGACTCGAACTTGAGTGGCACAATGGTCCGCCCGTCTTTGATCTGGTACGATACGGTTTCGATTTTGCCCGTTTCGGGATTCCACAACTCCGGCACTTTGCCCGTTATCCGAAAACTAACCGTGGCTTCGTTGGGGGTCTCACTGCGGTTATCAAGCCAGTAGAGATCGGCCTCAGGGGTTTGGCGGTGTACGTACAGCACCTTCGACTTCGCCCCGCTAATGTCCACATCTTTCGGAATGGTCATTCCCGTTAATACGGCTTCCAGTGGTTTTGACGATACATTCGGATTGCTCCATATCTGGTTTACCAGTGCTGTAAACTCCGATGCATTATCGGTCAGGCTGGGTGAACGTTCGGGTTTAACTCCGGCCACTTTCATACCCGCCTTGACCAGTTCACCCAGCTTTTTGAGCACAGGCAGGGTCATTGTTCTTGCCGTCGAATCCAGCACAAGCAGGCGGTAGGTTTGCCCGCCCGGCGTTACAATTTTGCCTCCGTCAATACGCAGGGCATTTTTCACTACGGTTGCGTTGGCAAAATCGAACTCATAGCCAGCCGGAATGGCAGGTAACTTCTGGGCGAAGGCCTGCGTAATGTTATTGTTCTCGCCGTAATAGTAGAGCACGTCCACAACGGGTTTGCCCTGTTGCAACATATAACAGCTCCGACCCAGATAGCCTGTCCAGGCACTGGCTTGTTCGGCCCAGGTTTCCTGCCGGGTAAAATACTGCCCGAAAGGCCCAAGAGATAGACCAGGTTTTTTATCGTCCAGCGGCTGGTGTACCGACGTATGCACCACAAAGCGGTTCAGTCCCGACGCCATTTCCAGATCGGCGGTGCGTTTGAGTTTTTCGGGGTGCCAGCTAAAGGCATTTTGAACGGAGGTCATCGACTCGGCCGCTACCAGATTTTGCCCGTAGATGTGCGCTACCGAAGCGGCTTCCCGAATATCGGCCTCACTGCGAACTTCCTCGTCTGCTCCATCCGCCAGACTACCTGGCGTCCACATAGCCGACATTGGAATATCGGCTTTCCGCTTCACATCCATGCCATCGGCGAGGTAAATCCGACCATTCTCATGCGATTCGGTGTAGCGTTTCATACCGCGGGCGTGCAGCGCGTCGCCAATAACCTCGTAATGATTTTCGACAATTAGTTCGCCAATAGTCTTCCGAAAATCCCACAGGAATTTCTCACTGGCTTCGGCACTCTGTATAATCCGTCCTGTCAGCACCGGAAGCCAGGGCTTTATGTCGTAGCCACGCCGTTTCAAAAACTCTTCTGGCATGGCCTTTGTCCAGGTCATGTGTCCCGCTTCGTAACTGTCCAGCACCATATATTGCAACCCCTTTTCGCCCATTTGCCCCCCGGTAGCATCTTTATACATGTCCAGATAGGTATCAATGTATTTTCTGACAGCCACTTTGTCGAGCTTATCGACTTCCAGCCCCGTAGCCTCCGGCGAAGCAGGGTGATTTTTCCGACCTGTAATCGAATACCCCAATCGCATCACCACCCAGTCTCCCGTGGGTGCGTTCCAGTTCAACGAACCATCGGCGCTCATTTTGGCGGTTAAATCCACTACATCCTGGGTTGGAATGGCATCGGCACCGGCTTTTATGAGGGAGTGTGTACTTTCCTGCCAGGGAGTGAATCCGGCTTTCTGTTCAAACAAGTCAACACGGTCGGTATTGTATAACACCAGTTCGGCTACGGGAACACCCTGCGGCTTTCCGGGTTCGGCACTACCTCCCATC contains:
- a CDS encoding cyclic nucleotide-binding domain-containing protein: MLVGADSVSQSTSSTQRWYRVLGIRPEESRTVGLFFIHNFLLGIGTILIYVAANAILLENNPETSLPVAYIASAIAMIAVGKVYAYYEHHLVLRSLAVRVLMAAVVMTVVVGILVVFGHSVAAAVAIMTGYRLIYLLTNLEFWGVSAVVFDTRQSKRLFGVISSGDMPAKAIGAILAALVHAHADVLRLLMVAFGAFLAALYILQLTIQSHDVHAPQGADRVARREPSRLVGKRFGGSELIFYMCLSLAVLAAVATEIEYNFFINVKHRFHDQTDVIRYVSYVLALTYGVAMLAKLLLSRQVLDKFGVQRSLLMLPWVALTGLIILTVMRYFVTSETVLLVYFCGLYLVFEVVRRALFDPVFLVLFQPLLPPQRLKGHTLAKGLYEPIGLGFAGLLIFLLHTTLASGSTPVWILLLVGAVWLLRHTYKRYLHELNDAIGRRFLERDQLAMPAVAQASLVTQLQSTRPDDVLTAISWLDAHNPAELAQQLPALLTHTNVNVRRRTLGAIAHTDQKVPVQQLTHIALTDEEPTLRQQAAYLLGRRINATTVELAPLIHHTDIAIQQGAIKGVLELNPHDATAQAILTQLANDKDPARQQIALSLIATLHLNDLAPLVNERLTSVYPDVKKAAIAAAGQVTSAGLTTYLLQNLTNKALGRAVTQALKTRGAETIPALKSVQHATKDRLTLERIASVYGAINTPESRHLLNELAQQPDLVVRSAALRALRRFPNEPDDDALFRTILHEEVLLAQRLLHGSLTDADLTDTLDYELSMLVQRLFDVLMQLYDSETIAGARLGVGHPARERRANALEMLDNLIPRATYQTLQVLVDDLPRLEKNRILDVELGSFDGAEPIRTFILHKGETVFSAWTVDVVLRSLPADNALLARQALESRFASLSPLLMAHTTHSIDQISAYDRVLLLAQTSLFAQTPENVLASITPIMKEEAHPAGESIFHKGDLGTGMYVIYTGEIAILDGETELARFGRGDFFGELALLDTEARSATAEAITDVRLLRIDQDDFYDLMEERSEVLRSIVKSLSGRIRRQNELLTNRSSPQ
- a CDS encoding ATP-binding protein codes for the protein MNPSSPEGIGTVLLAAGAFQFARRFLDTPTRLPDWEPYFKRGWVLIGLLIGASALFSITLANGWVALGLSLLFVYMLWQLKAFQPSRTVLLAVAPFLLLWILGSFLEYYAPKYYEANDDFIDNSIGFSTIWLGTFLLIASRQKKTLVKQEQERALEAEQRRIIEAKKQELEYLVAERTAEITLQKEELEHALVELKTTQNQLIQSEKMASLGELTAGIAHEIQNPLNFVNNFAEVSIELIDELADEQAKAHRDPELEADLLVDLKQNLQKINHHGGRASSIVKGMLQHSRASTGQREATDLNALCDEYLRLAYHGLRAKDKTFNALFTVDLDANLGQVSVVPQDISRVLLNLFTNAFYAVQQRQKQAGSESGYQPTVRVSTRCAGSEVVIKVIDNGTGMSEEVQQKIFQPFFTTKPTGEGTGLGLSLAYEIITKGHQGSLKVASKEGD
- a CDS encoding ISAon1 family transposase N-terminal region protein → MESFLPIIQFLLPEFILENFELTSIDRLQGVFHVHIEEKNADQRDPERKNLLSKGFFPTITVQDFPIRGHQVFLHIKRRRWLNTKTGKVVYRDWTQVAEGTRMTSEFSAFLKEIGRYQPD
- a CDS encoding ISAon1 family transposase — its product is MGGFYGVCGRGLLRQYRDYQSGFANWDQRTHAKAWLLYPQNLGTHLSIDETSLSHGELYTILTNKAAKGGPGSIVAIVAGTKADTVIGVLRQLPKKQRDKVGEITLDMAGNMALIAKKCFPKATQVTDRFHVQQLALAAVQDMRIKYRWEALEAENEATEAAKLSQIDYQPAVLSNGDTLKQLLVRSRYVLYKKTTDWTPSQQERAALLFERYADLKTAYELSQALSHIFEKTTDKLYGLARLAKWHEKVRQAGFKTFNTVARSIQNHYETILNYFDNRSTNASAESFNAKIKAFRSQFRGVRNIEFFLYRLTQLYA
- a CDS encoding transposase — protein: MSHTFENTTDKLYGLGRLAAWHEKVRQAGFKAFNMVVCSIQNNGETIFNHFDNRSTNAPAESFNAKIKAFRSQFRGVPNVDSFLYRLTLLYA
- a CDS encoding ThuA domain-containing protein, encoding MKPVHALILLVFALVASSAEAQLTKQGNGKVIRTLIVDGQNNHEQWPKITFMMKRYLEETGKFSVDVKRSYYTWNGADLIEKYKIAGVQATKALSKSRADSSFHPDFSKYDLVVCNFGWNAAPWSDETQADFEKFMKNGGGLVVVHAADNSFPMWPAYNKMIGLGGWGDRTEKDGPYVYYDKDGKLIRDTAAGQAGSHGAQSEFLITVREPNHPITKGMPLTWMHTKDEMYDRLRGPADNMTVLATAFSSKDNKGTDRNEPMLITINYGKGRIFHTPLGHVDYSVECVGFITCLQRGAQWAATGKVDIPVPADFPTATATSKRSFVE
- a CDS encoding N-acetylmuramidase family protein — its product is MPATLTLDDYQLAAKSLNTELAVIKAVTEVESGGRGFLTDGRVVIRFEPHLFHRYTQGKFDATHPQLSFLKLKTGYPKNVSQSWELYDEAKVLNLQAARMASSFGLFQILGSNWPDCGCKSLPEFVSRMSKSEAEQLNLFCSFIKNQGLNDELRDHQWARFARIYNGKDFKLMHYDTKLNNAYKKFSV
- a CDS encoding cellulase family glycosylhydrolase, with protein sequence MTQPRPVYQYLAYSHYVLISMNRQLIIHTALAILFAHLLLSGQAFSQKRKPLPPIQGSKTLDPNKPPFSLTSLKNPTFQTKEKLLLDPCGNPVILKGVNKLSVFDDDDPTGTSYFPQIAKTGANCVRIVWEMNAANPLTRLDQLISNARASNLIPIVGLWDFTETDDGGFSHLNDYVNYWKSPAVVNLIKKHQAYLIVNIANEAATGDETNSADLTTYATAYKSAVLKLRSAGINVPLMIDGMDRGKSLLCFAQKGPEILNADPKHNLIFSFHAYWPKTDTDSDPTFIANAFAKVSSLPIVLVIGELAGFGAGQDNTKCAAPGTVDYLQFAQRADTARMGWMLWEWGPKGDPNCASMDITTDGTFSSILTTPNTWVRDLVLDKPFSLKNTQKTPFITSGLKSCPRP
- a CDS encoding response regulator — encoded protein: MESEQKHHQKAGFPLLVVEGNKDHQLLIGYCLRAKIPQAEPIFASTVQETLSFLELAFAHQKTFPRLVLLDFYLPDLTDGLKLMNQLRTRYPLLPIIILSSQPEQGLVNKAYQLGANSFLGKPKSLEEWEHMFQSLREYWFNTVTLSSYSLITSGEE